The Schistosoma haematobium chromosome Unknown HiC_scaffold_277, whole genome shotgun sequence region ATCgattataattttttaaagGATCTTGAtaattaatgaatgaatcatattgtttgtttggatcAATGTGATTGGATTGAATGATttctgaataataatttatttcggCTTGTAGATATTGTTTAAAATCAACATGATGAAGATTATTTTCATGAGATTCAGTGGATAAAATTGATTCAGGGAATTCTGTACTTCGAATATTTTCTAATAACACTGTTGAGTGTAACATAGTCAAC contains the following coding sequences:
- the BBS9_1 gene encoding Protein PTHB1 (EggNog:ENOG410V5DX~COG:S), which produces LLTMLHSTVLLENIRSTEFPESILSTESHENNLHHVDFKQYLQAEINYYSEIIQSNHIDPNKQYDSFINYQDPLKNYNRLLTSKHIYEQFYQLCKQFMSCDHKEIKRLISSLNR